A window from Vibrio cortegadensis encodes these proteins:
- the rpoD gene encoding RNA polymerase sigma factor RpoD gives MDQSPQSQLKLLVIKGKEQGYLTYAEVNDHLPEEIVDSEQVEDIIQMINDMGIKVVETAPDADDLALNDDESVTDEDAAEAAAAALSSVESEIGRTTDPVRMYMREMGTVELLTREGEIDIAKRIEDGIYQVQSSVAEYPGTIPYILEQFDKVLAEELRLTDIISGFVDPNDDGTAAPTATHIGSELAETDLADADKEGEDKEEDEEDEEEEDTGIDPELALEKFTDLRNSYQNRQLAINEHGADSAKAAKATELMQDVFREFRLTPKKFDYLVKELRTSMDRVRTQERLIIRQTVEYGKMPKKSFVALFTGNESSEAWLDEVLASGKPYAEKVKRNEYEIRRSIQKLNIIERETSLTVQSIKDISRRMSIGEAKARRAKKEMVEANLRLVISIAKKYTNRGLQFLDLIQEGNIGLMKAVDKFEYRRGYKFSTYATWWIRQAITRSIADQARTIRIPVHMIETINKLNRISRQMLQEMGREPLPEELAERMQMPEDKIRKVLKIAKEPISMETPIGDDEDSHLGDFIEDTTLELPLDSATATSLRGATKDVLAGLTPREAKVLRMRFGIDMNTDHTLEEVGKQFDVTRERIRQIEAKALRKLRHPSRSETLRSFLDE, from the coding sequence ATGGATCAAAGTCCGCAGTCACAGCTAAAATTACTTGTCATTAAAGGCAAAGAACAAGGCTATCTGACCTACGCCGAAGTAAATGACCACCTACCTGAAGAGATCGTTGATTCAGAGCAGGTAGAAGACATTATTCAAATGATCAATGACATGGGTATCAAGGTAGTTGAAACTGCTCCTGATGCTGATGATCTTGCATTGAATGATGACGAATCTGTCACAGATGAAGATGCAGCTGAAGCTGCCGCTGCTGCACTATCTAGTGTAGAGAGCGAAATTGGCCGTACAACTGATCCAGTCCGCATGTATATGCGTGAAATGGGTACTGTTGAGCTATTGACTCGTGAAGGCGAGATCGATATTGCAAAACGTATTGAAGATGGTATTTACCAAGTTCAATCCTCTGTGGCTGAATACCCAGGTACTATTCCATACATTCTTGAACAGTTTGATAAAGTCCTTGCTGAAGAACTTCGTCTTACCGATATTATCTCTGGTTTCGTTGATCCAAATGACGATGGCACTGCGGCTCCAACCGCGACTCACATCGGTTCTGAATTAGCTGAAACAGATTTAGCAGACGCAGATAAAGAAGGCGAAGATAAAGAAGAAGACGAAGAGGATGAGGAAGAAGAAGATACAGGTATTGATCCAGAGCTTGCTCTAGAGAAATTTACCGATCTTCGAAATAGCTACCAGAATCGTCAACTTGCTATCAATGAACATGGTGCTGACAGCGCGAAAGCCGCTAAAGCTACTGAGTTGATGCAAGACGTTTTCCGCGAATTCCGTCTGACGCCTAAAAAGTTTGATTACCTAGTAAAAGAACTTCGCACGTCTATGGATCGTGTTCGTACTCAAGAGCGTTTGATTATTCGTCAAACGGTTGAATACGGAAAAATGCCGAAGAAATCTTTTGTTGCGCTATTCACTGGTAACGAATCTAGTGAAGCATGGTTAGATGAAGTACTTGCTTCTGGCAAACCATACGCAGAAAAAGTGAAACGTAACGAATACGAAATCCGCCGTTCGATTCAAAAATTGAACATTATTGAGCGTGAAACTTCGTTAACGGTTCAAAGCATTAAAGATATCAGCCGTCGCATGTCTATCGGTGAAGCTAAAGCCCGTCGTGCGAAGAAAGAGATGGTTGAGGCAAACTTACGTCTAGTAATCTCAATTGCTAAGAAGTACACCAACCGTGGTCTACAATTCTTGGATCTAATCCAAGAAGGTAACATCGGTCTGATGAAAGCGGTTGATAAGTTTGAATACCGTCGTGGTTATAAGTTCTCGACTTATGCAACGTGGTGGATCCGTCAAGCTATCACTCGTTCGATTGCCGACCAAGCTCGTACTATTCGTATTCCGGTTCACATGATCGAAACGATCAACAAACTAAACCGTATCTCGCGTCAAATGCTACAAGAGATGGGCCGTGAACCGTTACCGGAAGAGCTTGCTGAACGCATGCAGATGCCTGAAGACAAGATCCGTAAAGTACTGAAAATCGCTAAAGAGCCAATCTCTATGGAGACACCTATCGGTGACGACGAAGATTCGCATCTAGGTGATTTCATCGAGGATACAACTCTAGAGCTACCTTTAGACTCTGCGACGGCGACAAGCCTACGTGGCGCAACTAAAGACGTTCTTGCTGGCTTAACTCCTCGTGAAGCTAAAGTACTGCGTATGCGTTTTGGTATCGATATGAACACTGACCATACTTTGGAAGAAGTAGGTAAGCAGTTTGACGTGACTCGTGAGCGTATCCGTCAGATCGAGGCAAAAGCACTTCGTAAACTACGTCACCCAAGTCGTTCAGAAACACTGCGTAGCTTCTTAGACGAGTAA
- a CDS encoding TRAP transporter substrate-binding protein yields MAMAAIATLSLSLHAAEKTYRLKLAETWGPNTPILGDATKNMAKLANEMSNGRLQIRIDSANKHKAPLGIFDMVKSGQYDLGHSSSYYWKGKVPNTLYFSSMPFGMMTTEQYAWFYRGGGMELMQEVYAPHNLLSFPGGNSDIQMGGWFKKEIKSIDDLQGLKMRIPGFAGEVFAKVGAKPTNIAPGELFTSLERGTIDALEWVGPAFDLRMGFQKIAPFYYTAWHEPGSETQFLVNKKTWDKLPADLQIILETAFRVAAFDMYVQAIDANANSWSSMLAEYPAIKVRDFPPEVLSTMRLATEQLLEEQASQDPLARKIIESQANYLQKVRGWTDISTKAYLNNN; encoded by the coding sequence ATGGCTATGGCAGCGATTGCCACACTCTCTTTGTCACTACATGCCGCAGAGAAAACCTATAGATTAAAACTCGCTGAAACCTGGGGACCAAATACCCCTATCCTTGGCGATGCGACTAAAAATATGGCGAAGCTTGCCAATGAAATGTCTAACGGCCGCTTACAGATCCGCATTGATTCCGCAAACAAGCACAAAGCGCCGTTGGGTATTTTCGACATGGTGAAATCAGGGCAATACGATCTAGGCCACTCAAGCTCTTACTATTGGAAAGGCAAGGTTCCAAACACCCTATACTTCTCATCAATGCCATTCGGAATGATGACAACAGAGCAGTATGCGTGGTTTTATCGTGGTGGGGGCATGGAGCTAATGCAAGAGGTGTACGCACCGCATAACTTACTCTCCTTCCCTGGAGGTAACTCTGATATCCAAATGGGAGGTTGGTTTAAGAAAGAGATTAAATCTATCGACGACCTACAAGGGCTTAAAATGCGCATTCCAGGTTTTGCTGGCGAGGTATTCGCAAAGGTAGGAGCAAAGCCAACCAACATTGCACCAGGAGAACTCTTTACCTCTCTTGAACGTGGAACAATAGATGCCTTAGAGTGGGTTGGGCCCGCTTTTGATCTTCGTATGGGCTTTCAGAAAATTGCTCCTTTCTATTATACTGCGTGGCATGAACCAGGTTCAGAAACCCAGTTCCTAGTGAATAAGAAAACGTGGGATAAATTACCAGCAGATTTACAGATAATTTTAGAAACCGCTTTCCGCGTTGCGGCATTTGATATGTACGTACAAGCCATAGATGCAAATGCAAATAGCTGGAGTTCGATGCTTGCTGAATATCCTGCTATTAAAGTTAGAGATTTTCCGCCTGAAGTTTTGAGTACCATGCGTTTAGCGACAGAGCAACTATTAGAAGAGCAAGCAAGCCAAGATCCTCTAGCCAGAAAAATCATCGAATCACAGGCAAACTACCTACAAAAAGTCCGTGGGTGGACAGATATCTCAACAAAGGCATATTTGAATAACAATTAG